A part of Streptomyces sp. DSM 40750 genomic DNA contains:
- a CDS encoding helix-turn-helix transcriptional regulator, whose product MDDLAGFLRTRRSRVDPAAVGIPTDRRRRVEGLRREEVAHLSGVSVDYYVRLEQGRATQPSEQVLDALARVLGLDETERGHLDRLARQRRRAKAPGGRVRPELLRVLDLVADAPALIMDHRLDVLAGNRLAGLLYGRQMPGLNTARHIFLEEAERGLYADWEKCTLDVVGHLRLGAGKYPEDPRLASLIGELAMGSERFRRLWARADVRARTHGRKAYRHPLVGLLELHQENFALPDESGMELVVLSAAPGSPAEDGLRLLAGLGADSGDAHPPVNAQVHE is encoded by the coding sequence ATGGACGATCTTGCGGGCTTCCTGCGGACCCGGCGTTCCCGGGTCGACCCGGCGGCCGTCGGCATACCCACCGACAGACGCCGCCGGGTCGAAGGGCTGCGCCGTGAAGAGGTCGCGCACCTGTCCGGAGTCAGCGTCGACTACTACGTACGCCTGGAGCAGGGCCGCGCGACCCAGCCCTCCGAGCAGGTCCTCGACGCGCTCGCCCGCGTCCTCGGCCTCGACGAGACCGAACGCGGGCACCTTGACCGGCTCGCCCGGCAGCGCCGCCGCGCGAAGGCGCCGGGCGGGCGGGTCCGGCCGGAGCTGCTGCGCGTCCTGGACCTGGTCGCCGACGCGCCCGCGCTGATCATGGACCACCGCCTGGACGTGCTCGCCGGGAACCGCCTCGCCGGGCTCCTCTACGGGCGGCAGATGCCGGGCCTGAACACCGCCCGGCACATCTTCCTTGAGGAGGCTGAGCGCGGCCTTTACGCGGACTGGGAGAAATGCACCCTCGACGTGGTCGGGCACCTGCGCCTGGGCGCCGGCAAATACCCGGAGGACCCCCGCCTGGCCTCGCTCATCGGCGAGTTGGCGATGGGCAGCGAGCGCTTCCGCCGCCTCTGGGCCCGCGCGGACGTGCGCGCCCGCACACATGGACGCAAGGCATACCGGCACCCGCTGGTCGGACTGCTGGAACTGCACCAAGAGAACTTCGCACTACCGGACGAATCAGGGATGGAGCTGGTGGTGCTGTCCGCGGCCCCCGGCAGCCCCGCCGAGGACGGGCTGCGCCTGCTCGCGGGCCTGGGCGCGGACAGCGGTGACGCGCATCCCCCAGTGAACGCTCAGGTCCACGAGTAA
- a CDS encoding tetratricopeptide repeat protein: protein MSNPTYAAGPVVPKPTPAEGRAYDPLAVALGNASLLGVGYLLMRRWRLAVAAVAVIVVLVSRLVSTDEASYEIAVLVWWAAVIIHGWYLAGRGADRVAVRRQRLVAVGVTLPVLLTVGLLRYDASRIGQSVTDARERGDCARVLSAQDKARFGHRIADAPLAARGDEAVQACERLQTARTELTTALTGDTDALEDGFGTLASVLAEPGNDKTVETTLNGFLRGLPARDPCDTVTVTDWLRDRKHSDDVLDRTSDTVERTEPAALVGCGDDLMAEDSWEEARTHYNQLLDRYPDDGLADQAREGSRKATLSIELANVQDLLAGGSGSQPEYCSSPAKYSGAKPMGKGTNRALFYAYDEYNTDFSKQLPGSWKAGDAADAALVVCMGEQTYGSSVETCSYYKSGSSGASAYVTFHKIAVPVKVYELRTGKLVAKRTIQISGTSCPWSIYTSANSTSEYVTESKSDVRSAFKPLVVR, encoded by the coding sequence ATGAGCAACCCGACGTACGCCGCCGGGCCGGTGGTGCCGAAGCCCACACCGGCCGAGGGCAGGGCATACGACCCGCTGGCCGTCGCCCTCGGCAACGCCTCTCTGCTCGGCGTCGGCTATCTGCTGATGCGGCGGTGGAGACTCGCAGTCGCCGCCGTGGCCGTCATCGTCGTGCTGGTCTCCCGGCTGGTCTCGACCGACGAGGCGTCGTACGAGATCGCCGTGCTCGTGTGGTGGGCGGCCGTCATCATCCACGGGTGGTACCTGGCCGGCAGAGGCGCCGACCGGGTGGCGGTGCGCCGTCAGCGTCTGGTCGCGGTCGGTGTCACGCTGCCGGTGCTGCTGACCGTGGGGCTGCTGCGGTACGACGCCTCCCGGATCGGGCAGAGCGTCACCGACGCCCGCGAACGCGGCGACTGCGCACGGGTATTGAGCGCCCAGGACAAGGCGCGGTTCGGGCACCGCATCGCCGACGCGCCACTCGCCGCCCGCGGCGACGAAGCCGTACAGGCCTGCGAGCGGCTGCAGACAGCCCGGACCGAGCTCACCACCGCGCTGACCGGGGACACCGACGCCCTGGAAGACGGCTTCGGCACCCTGGCCTCGGTGCTCGCGGAGCCCGGCAACGACAAGACGGTCGAGACGACCCTGAACGGATTCCTCCGCGGCCTGCCCGCCAGGGATCCCTGCGACACCGTCACCGTCACCGACTGGCTCCGCGATCGCAAGCACAGCGACGACGTTCTGGACCGGACCTCCGACACGGTCGAACGGACCGAGCCCGCCGCACTCGTCGGATGCGGCGACGACCTCATGGCCGAGGACAGCTGGGAGGAGGCCCGCACGCATTACAACCAGCTGCTCGACCGATACCCCGACGACGGCCTCGCGGACCAGGCCCGCGAGGGCTCCAGGAAGGCCACGCTGAGCATCGAGCTGGCCAACGTCCAAGACCTGCTCGCGGGCGGGTCCGGCTCACAGCCCGAGTACTGCTCCAGCCCGGCGAAGTACAGCGGAGCCAAGCCCATGGGCAAGGGCACCAACCGCGCGCTGTTCTACGCCTACGACGAGTACAACACCGACTTCTCCAAGCAGCTCCCCGGCTCCTGGAAGGCGGGCGACGCCGCTGATGCCGCCTTGGTGGTCTGCATGGGCGAGCAGACCTACGGAAGCTCCGTCGAGACCTGCTCGTACTACAAGAGCGGGTCCTCCGGCGCCTCCGCCTACGTGACCTTCCACAAGATCGCGGTCCCGGTGAAGGTGTACGAGTTGCGCACGGGCAAGCTCGTCGCCAAGCGCACGATCCAGATCAGCGGCACGAGCTGCCCGTGGTCCATCTACACCTCCGCGAACTCGACAAGCGAGTACGTGACGGAATCCAAGTCCGATGTGCGGTCCGCGTTCAAGCCGCTGGTCGTCCGGTGA
- a CDS encoding carbonic anhydrase, with the protein MGNAVRPQRRAILTGGLAAATAAVLTGCSSKAGGSDTAKAASIGAASPTPSANAARRPDSARTAYARLMEGNRRWVSGKLQHPDQDPARRAAVAPEQKPYGVIVSCIDSRVPPELVFDTGIGDLFVIRTGGQVVEPVVVGSVEYGPLTAGSPLIVVLGHQNCGAIKAAYKALKGGENLPGNLQSIVEALRPAYKEVAKVKHADPVDAMIRAHANRTAADLRSNAALAPLVKKGELTVVSTYYSLDTGRVETLTGAPSA; encoded by the coding sequence ATGGGTAACGCTGTGCGGCCACAGCGCAGGGCCATTCTCACAGGAGGACTCGCGGCGGCCACCGCGGCCGTTCTCACCGGCTGTTCGTCCAAGGCGGGAGGCTCCGACACGGCGAAGGCGGCGAGCATCGGCGCGGCGTCGCCCACCCCCTCCGCGAACGCCGCCCGCCGACCCGACTCCGCCCGGACGGCATACGCGAGGCTGATGGAGGGCAACAGGCGTTGGGTGAGCGGGAAGTTGCAACACCCCGACCAGGACCCCGCCCGGCGCGCGGCTGTCGCCCCCGAACAGAAGCCGTACGGCGTGATCGTCTCCTGCATCGACTCCCGTGTACCGCCGGAGCTGGTCTTCGACACCGGCATAGGCGACCTGTTCGTGATACGCACCGGGGGACAGGTCGTGGAGCCGGTGGTCGTCGGCTCCGTCGAGTACGGGCCCCTGACCGCCGGGTCCCCGCTCATAGTCGTGCTCGGGCATCAGAACTGCGGGGCCATCAAGGCGGCGTACAAGGCGCTCAAGGGGGGCGAGAACCTGCCGGGCAACCTGCAGTCGATCGTCGAGGCCCTGCGCCCGGCCTACAAGGAGGTCGCCAAGGTCAAGCACGCCGACCCGGTCGACGCGATGATCCGTGCCCACGCCAACCGGACCGCCGCCGATCTGCGGTCCAACGCCGCCCTCGCCCCCTTGGTGAAGAAGGGCGAGTTGACCGTGGTCAGCACCTACTACTCGCTCGACACCGGCCGCGTGGAGACCCTCACCGGAGCCCCTTCCGCCTGA
- a CDS encoding AAA family ATPase: MSAWCDPAPGRGPGASGGRFRAWPENEALEFYGAEKSPDGLGGLDVLKEWLRLRERAFGDAAREFRLPAPKGIALIGVPGTGRSLTAKMIGGLWRLPLPRLDVGALFGSLVGEPEERVRRALRPAETVSLCALLWIDEVEKALGAGGRDGGTSQRVFGTVLTWMREKTAPVFVVATANDVSALTPGTLRRGRFDEVFFLDLPKTAFHGHTVFLDGRFPCAS; this comes from the coding sequence GTGTCCGCATGGTGCGACCCTGCGCCTGGGAGGGGTCCCGGAGCTTCGGGCGGACGATTCCGTGCATGGCCGGAGAACGAGGCCCTGGAGTTCTACGGCGCCGAGAAGAGCCCCGACGGCCTGGGCGGCCTGGACGTGCTCAAGGAATGGCTTCGGCTGCGCGAGCGCGCCTTCGGCGACGCCGCCCGCGAGTTCCGCCTGCCCGCCCCCAAGGGCATCGCGCTCATCGGTGTCCCCGGCACCGGCAGGAGCCTCACCGCGAAGATGATCGGCGGGCTGTGGCGGCTGCCGCTGCCGCGCCTGGACGTCGGCGCGCTGTTCGGCTCGTTGGTCGGTGAGCCGGAGGAGCGCGTACGGCGGGCGCTGAGGCCGGCGGAGACCGTCTCCCTGTGTGCGCTGTTGTGGATCGACGAGGTGGAGAAGGCACTGGGGGCCGGTGGCCGCGACGGAGGCACCTCGCAGCGCGTGTTCGGTACCGTGCTGACCTGGATGCGGGAGAAGACCGCGCCGGTGTTCGTGGTGGCCACCGCCAACGACGTCAGCGCGCTGACCCCGGGGACGCTGCGCCGCGGCCGGTTCGACGAGGTGTTCTTTCTCGACCTGCCCAAAACGGCTTTTCATGGTCACACCGTGTTTTTGGATGGGCGCTTCCCCTGCGCTTCATGA
- a CDS encoding SDR family oxidoreductase gives MVLGSGTGIGRATARAFLEQGACVAVLGRRAEPLHETVAGFDTKHVQVIEADVTDADALDGAVGVVRLFDRLDVIVDDAGTSEPSGVDTLNDTWERLRSVNLDGVIRLARPTVP, from the coding sequence CTGGTCCTGGGATCCGGCACCGGCATCGGCCGGGCGACCGCGCGCGCGTTCCTCGAACAGGGAGCGTGCGTGGCGGTCCTCGGCCGCCGTGCGGAGCCACTGCACGAGACCGTGGCGGGCTTCGACACCAAGCATGTGCAGGTGATCGAAGCCGACGTGACGGACGCGGACGCGCTCGACGGCGCGGTGGGGGTCGTCCGACTCTTCGACCGCCTGGACGTCATCGTCGACGACGCCGGCACGAGCGAACCCAGCGGCGTCGACACCCTCAACGACACCTGGGAGCGCCTGCGCTCGGTGAACCTCGACGGGGTGATACGTCTCGCCCGCCCTACCGTTCCATGA
- a CDS encoding NAD(P)H-dependent oxidoreductase, giving the protein MKTLIVYAHPEPKSLNSSLKDLAVSTLETAGHEVRVSDLYAMNWKAVVDAADYGPNASSPLKVALDSGRAFDAGTLTPDVLAEQEKLLWADTIIFQFPLWWYTMPAILKGWVDRVFTYHFAYGVGEHSDTKYGERFGEGTLAGRKALLSVTAGGPESHYAPRGINGPIDDLLFPIHHGILYYPGIEVLPPFVLYGTDRMTGEDYPDVAKAWVQRLLTLESTEPVAFRRQNFGDYEIPSLHLKEGLEPAGRTGFGLHVRG; this is encoded by the coding sequence ATGAAGACGCTGATCGTCTACGCCCACCCGGAGCCGAAGTCGCTCAACAGCTCGCTGAAGGACCTCGCGGTGTCCACATTGGAGACCGCCGGGCACGAGGTACGGGTGAGCGATCTGTACGCGATGAACTGGAAGGCGGTCGTGGACGCTGCGGACTATGGCCCCAACGCCTCAAGTCCGCTGAAGGTCGCCCTGGACTCGGGCCGGGCCTTCGACGCCGGGACGCTCACCCCGGACGTCCTCGCCGAGCAGGAGAAGCTGCTGTGGGCGGACACGATCATCTTCCAGTTCCCGCTGTGGTGGTACACGATGCCCGCGATCCTCAAAGGCTGGGTGGACCGGGTGTTCACCTACCACTTCGCGTACGGCGTCGGCGAGCACAGCGACACCAAGTACGGCGAGCGCTTCGGCGAAGGCACCCTCGCGGGCAGGAAGGCTCTGCTGTCGGTGACCGCCGGTGGCCCGGAGTCGCATTACGCCCCTCGCGGGATCAATGGCCCCATCGACGATCTGTTGTTCCCGATCCACCACGGCATCCTCTACTACCCGGGCATCGAGGTGCTGCCGCCGTTCGTGCTGTACGGCACCGACCGGATGACCGGCGAGGACTACCCGGACGTCGCCAAGGCATGGGTGCAGCGCCTGCTCACTCTGGAGTCGACCGAGCCGGTCGCGTTCCGGCGGCAGAACTTCGGTGACTACGAGATCCCCTCGCTGCACCTGAAGGAGGGACTGGAGCCCGCGGGCCGCACGGGTTTCGGGCTGCATGTGCGAGGCTGA